A region from the Acomys russatus chromosome 24, mAcoRus1.1, whole genome shotgun sequence genome encodes:
- the LOC127207277 gene encoding olfactory receptor 8K5-like, which yields MSQRNSTVPSEFILAEIIHNPELQLLLLAAFLVIYGVALIGNLSLIILTKLDSHLHTPMYYFIRHLSFIDLANSTVIYPKTMVNIAMNQNVISYYGCAIQMAFYTVFIICELFILSSMAIDRYVAICNPLLYSVIMSERRCFALVSIPYLHSILQSLVITSNVFTSAFCGSVIRHFYCDNVPVLPLLCFRTRDIELMIILFATFNLISSLFIILVSYLLIVLAIFGMHSAEGRKKAFLTCGSHLTVVVIFYVPLLSMYLQPKSTHSLESEKKASVFYTLVVPMLNPLIYSFRNKEVKNAVMRVFKNRCKLCT from the coding sequence ATGAGCCAGAGGAACTCAACAGTGCCATCTGAATTCATTCTGGCAGAAATCATACACAATCCTGAGCTGCAGCTTCTGCTCTTGGCGGCCTTCCTGGTGATCTATGGAGTCGCCCTGATAGGCAACCTGAGCCTCATCATTTTGACCAAGCTGGACTCTCACCTTCACACACCCATGTATTATTTTATCAGACACTTGTCTTTCATTGATCTTGCTAACTCTACTGTCATTTACCCCAAGACAATGGTGAATATAGCGATGAATCAAAATGTCATTTCCTATTATGGCTGTGCAATACAGATGGCATTCTACACTGTTTTCATTATCTGTGAACTTTTTATATTGTCTTCAATGGCCATtgatcgctatgtggccatctgcaatCCTCTGCTCTACAGTGTGATCATGTCTGAGAGACGCTGCTTTGCGCTGGTGAGCATCCCGTATCTCCATAGTATCCTCCAGTCTTTGGTGATAACTAGTAATGTTTTTACATCGGCTTTCTGTGGATCTGTCATTCGCCATTTCTACTGTGACAATGTCCCTGTGTTACCATTACTGTGTTTTAGAACACGGGATATAGAATTGATGATCATATTATTTGCAACATTTAATTTGATCTCCTCCCTCTTCATTATCTTAGTCTCTTACCTTCTGATTGTACTGGCCATATTTGGGATGCATTCggctgaaggaagaaaaaaggcctTCTTGACATGCGGTTCTCATCTGACAGTCGTGGTGATATTTTATGTGCCTCTGCTTTCCATGTACTTACAGCCCAAATCCACCCACTCCCTTGAATCAGAGAAAAAAGCCTCTGTGTTTTATACTTTAGTGGTTCCCATGCTTAATCCCTTGATCTACAGCTTTAGGAACAAAGAAGTGAAAAATGCTGTCATGAGAGTCTTTAAGAACCGATGTAAACTGTgtacttaa
- the LOC127207267 gene encoding olfactory receptor 8K5-like yields MSQKNSTVPSEFILAEITHKPELQVLLLVAFLVIYGVALIGNLSLIILTKLDSHLHTPMYYFIRHLSFIDLGNSTVIYPKMMVNIAMNQNVISYYACATQMACYLVFIICELFILSSMAYDRYVAICNPLLYSVIMSERRCLALVSIPYIYSVFEAVMLTTKIFTSTFCGFNVLSHFYCDDAPMLLLLCSNARQIELMIILFCAFNLISSLFIILVSYLLIVLAIYGMHSAEGRKKAFLTCGSHLTVVVIFYVPLLFVYLKPKSTHSSETDNIASVFFTLVIPMINPMIYSFRNKEVKNAVLRLFKKRCKLCT; encoded by the coding sequence ATGAGCCAGAAGAACTCAACAGTGCCATCTGAATTCATTCTGGCAGAAATCACACACAAGCCTGAGCTGCAGGTTCTGCTCTTGGTGGCCTTCCTAGTCATCTACGGAGTCGCCCTGATAGGCAACCTGAGCCTCATCATTTTGACCAAGCTGGACTCTCACCTTCACACACCTATGTATTATTTTATCAGACATCTGTCTTTCATTGATCTTGGTAACTCTACTGTCATTTACCCCAAGATGATGGTGAATATAGCAATGAATCAAAATGTCATTTCCTATTATGCTTGTGCAACGCAGATGGCGTGCTACCTTGTTTTCATTATCTGTGAACTTTTTATATTGTCTTCGATGGCCTAtgatcgctatgtggccatctgcaatCCTCTGCTCTACAGTGTGATCATGTCTGAGAGACGCTGCCTTGCGCTGGTGAGCATCCCGTACATCTACAGTGTCTTCGAGGCTGTGATGTTAACTACTAAGATTTTTACCTCGACTTTCTGTGGTTTTAATGTCCTTAGCCATTTCTACTGTGATGACGCCCCCATGTTACTGTTACTGTGTTCAAATGCACGGCAAATAGAATTGATGATCATATTATTTTGTGCATTTAATTTGATCTCCTCCCTCTTCATTATCTTAGTCTCTTACCTTCTGATTGTACTGGCCATATACGGGATGCATTCGGCcgaaggaagaaaaaaggcctTCTTGACATGTGGTTCTCATCTGACAGTTGTGGTAATATTTTATGTGCCTCTGCTCTTCGTGTACTTAAAACCCAAATCCACCCACTCCTCTGAAACAGATAATATAGCGTCTGTGTTTTTTACTTTAGTGATTCCCATGATTAATCCCATGATCTACAGCTTTAGaaacaaagaagtgaaaaatGCCGTACTAAGACTCTTTAAGAAACGATGTAAACTGTgtacttaa